Proteins encoded by one window of Micromonospora coxensis:
- a CDS encoding flavodoxin family protein, translating into MPSLRALVLNCTLKPSPAPSSAELLGREVLAALADHDVDGEMVRVVDHDVRFGVSTDEGDGDGWPAIRAKIMDAHILVIATPIWLGQPSSVCKMVLERLDAELSETDAEGRLRTFGRVAAVAVVGNEDGAHHVTAEVLQALNDVGFSIAANASTYWVGEAMGKTDYADAGPKPDTTGSATKTLAANTAHLARLVADRPYPPA; encoded by the coding sequence GTGCCCAGCCTCCGCGCCCTGGTGCTCAACTGCACCCTCAAGCCCTCCCCCGCGCCGTCGAGCGCCGAACTGCTCGGCCGGGAGGTGCTCGCCGCCCTGGCCGACCACGACGTGGACGGCGAGATGGTCCGCGTCGTCGACCACGACGTACGGTTCGGCGTCTCCACCGACGAGGGTGACGGCGACGGGTGGCCGGCCATCCGCGCCAAGATCATGGACGCGCACATCCTGGTCATCGCCACCCCGATCTGGCTCGGGCAGCCGTCGAGCGTCTGCAAGATGGTCCTGGAACGGCTCGACGCCGAGCTGTCCGAGACGGACGCCGAGGGCCGGCTGCGCACCTTCGGCAGGGTCGCGGCCGTGGCGGTCGTCGGCAACGAGGACGGCGCGCACCACGTCACGGCGGAAGTCCTGCAAGCCCTCAACGACGTCGGGTTCAGCATCGCCGCCAACGCGTCGACCTACTGGGTCGGCGAGGCGATGGGCAAGACGGACTACGCCGACGCCGGGCCGAAGCCCGACACCACCGGCAGCGCCACGAAGACCCTCGCGGCGAACACCGCACACCTGGCCCGCCTGGTGGCCGACCGGCCGTACCCGCCGGCATGA
- a CDS encoding RraA family protein, whose translation MSIDPRELGERFASLTTAHVADACLRAGVPVRCAPAAVRPVAPGVRLAGRVVPTRHVGSVDIFLEAIERASPGDVLVVDNAGRADESCVGDLVVLEAQAAGLAGVVVWGLHRDTADILAVGLPVFSLGATPTGPLRLDPRPPQALESAEVGQWTVDGADVVLGDDDGVLFVPAARAAQLCDLAASIRDTERRQAERIRSGVSLRRQVGFGAYLARRAQDPTLTFREHLRSVGGAIEE comes from the coding sequence ATGAGCATCGATCCGCGGGAGTTGGGCGAGCGGTTCGCCTCGCTGACCACCGCCCACGTCGCCGACGCCTGCCTGCGCGCCGGGGTGCCGGTGCGCTGCGCGCCGGCCGCCGTCCGGCCGGTGGCCCCGGGCGTACGGCTGGCCGGCCGGGTCGTCCCGACCCGGCACGTCGGCAGCGTCGACATCTTCCTGGAGGCGATCGAGCGGGCGTCCCCCGGCGACGTGCTGGTCGTCGACAACGCCGGACGCGCCGACGAGAGCTGCGTCGGCGACCTGGTGGTGCTGGAGGCGCAGGCCGCCGGCCTGGCCGGGGTCGTCGTCTGGGGCCTGCACCGCGACACCGCCGACATCCTGGCGGTCGGGCTGCCGGTGTTCAGCCTCGGCGCGACCCCGACCGGCCCGCTGCGGTTGGACCCGCGCCCGCCGCAGGCGCTGGAGTCGGCCGAGGTGGGGCAGTGGACGGTGGACGGCGCGGACGTCGTCCTCGGTGACGACGACGGAGTGCTCTTCGTGCCGGCGGCGCGGGCGGCGCAGCTGTGCGACCTCGCCGCGTCGATCCGGGACACCGAGCGCCGGCAGGCCGAGCGGATCCGCTCCGGGGTGTCCCTGCGCCGGCAGGTCGGCTTCGGCGCGTACCTGGCCCGGCGGGCGCAGGATCCGACGTTGACGTTCCGGGAGCACCTGCGGTCGGTCGGTGGCGCGATCGAGGAGTGA
- a CDS encoding TetR/AcrR family transcriptional regulator encodes MDDSSPATRITDPPPPGPVRRPGGRSAQVRRRVLDAVTALLVEQGYDGLTVDAVADRSGAHRTTVYRRWGDVGGLLADVLAEATGDDWRPPDTGSLDGDLTALNREVHEALTGDPPLTGALIAASFRSPPAAEALRAFWADRYDRCAVVVHRAVARGEAPAGTDPRALLVAATAPVYHELLLLRSDADATLARRAARTAALAAAAGAFVPA; translated from the coding sequence ATGGACGACTCGTCGCCGGCAACCCGGATCACCGATCCGCCGCCACCCGGGCCCGTACGGCGGCCCGGCGGGCGCAGCGCCCAGGTCCGCCGCCGGGTCCTCGACGCGGTCACCGCCCTGCTGGTCGAGCAGGGCTACGACGGGCTGACCGTCGACGCCGTCGCCGACCGCTCCGGGGCGCACCGCACCACCGTCTACCGGCGCTGGGGCGACGTCGGCGGGCTCCTCGCCGACGTGCTCGCCGAGGCCACCGGCGACGACTGGCGACCCCCCGACACCGGCAGCCTCGACGGCGACCTGACGGCCCTCAACCGGGAGGTGCACGAGGCGCTGACCGGTGACCCGCCGCTGACCGGCGCGCTGATCGCCGCGTCGTTCCGCTCCCCGCCGGCCGCCGAGGCGCTGCGCGCCTTCTGGGCCGACCGGTACGACCGCTGCGCGGTGGTCGTGCACCGGGCGGTGGCCCGGGGCGAGGCGCCCGCCGGGACCGACCCGCGCGCCCTGCTGGTCGCGGCGACCGCGCCCGTCTACCACGAGTTGCTCCTGCTGCGCAGCGACGCGGACGCGACGCTCGCGCGGCGGGCGGCCCGGACGGCGGCGCTGGCCGCGGCGGCGGGGGCGTTCGTCCCGGCGTGA
- a CDS encoding VOC family protein, with product MTSQLNPYLNFAGNAREAMRFYQQVFGGDLSLTTFGEFGTTDPAVADQIMHGLLRTAAGHVLMASDMPPGMELRRGNANTVSLSGDDARGELRRWWDQLSSGGVVSVPLEKQMWGDEFGQCEDRFGTPWMVNISQPSS from the coding sequence GTGACGTCGCAGCTCAACCCGTACCTGAACTTCGCCGGCAACGCCCGCGAGGCGATGCGGTTCTACCAGCAGGTGTTCGGCGGCGACCTGTCGCTGACCACGTTCGGCGAGTTCGGCACCACGGACCCGGCCGTCGCCGACCAGATCATGCACGGCCTGCTGCGTACCGCCGCCGGCCACGTGCTGATGGCCTCGGACATGCCGCCCGGGATGGAGCTGCGGCGCGGCAACGCCAACACCGTCTCGCTCAGCGGCGACGACGCCCGAGGAGAGCTGCGCCGCTGGTGGGACCAGCTCTCCTCGGGCGGGGTGGTCAGCGTGCCGCTGGAGAAGCAGATGTGGGGCGACGAGTTCGGGCAGTGCGAGGACCGCTTCGGCACCCCGTGGATGGTCAACATCAGCCAGCCGTCGAGCTGA
- a CDS encoding FMN-binding glutamate synthase family protein, with the protein MKWTGRAVPVVAAALAGLAARDVLQRDHALLRNFPVIGRARYLLESIGPELRQYIVAGNNEERPFTRDQRRWIYASAKQENNYFGFGTDNDIEYTPGYPIIKHRTFGRAVPPSNPTAGHDVRLPAAKVLGGARGRAKAFRPESVVNISGMSFGSLSGNAVTALNKGAALAGCLQNTGEGGLSPYHRNGGDLVFQLGTAYFGCRDAHGRFDLARLKDLVAGAPVRALEVKLSQGAKPSLGGLLPAAKVSAEIAATRGIPEGRDCVSPSRHAEFSDCDSLLDWVELLAAETGLPVGIKSAVGDLTFWQELTTLMRDTGRGVDFVTVDGGEGGTGAAPLIFTDSVSLPFQQGFTRVYRTFAERGLHEDVVFVGAGKLGLPDNAVVAFALGCDMVNVGREAMLAIGCIQAQKCHTDTCPTGVATQNPWLARGLDPALKSVRAANYVRTLRRDLVKVAEACGVEHPGLIDTDAVEILDGRTSSTPLREVYGYRPEWGLPSAADRAEIVALMTGQAPHGGSAPPSPTAVG; encoded by the coding sequence ATGAAGTGGACCGGTCGAGCCGTACCCGTCGTCGCCGCCGCCCTCGCGGGCCTCGCCGCCCGCGACGTCCTCCAGCGCGACCACGCGCTGCTGCGCAACTTCCCGGTCATCGGGCGGGCCCGCTACCTGCTGGAGTCGATCGGGCCGGAGCTGCGGCAGTACATCGTGGCGGGCAACAACGAGGAGCGGCCGTTCACCCGCGACCAGCGGCGCTGGATCTACGCCTCGGCCAAGCAGGAGAACAACTACTTCGGCTTCGGCACGGACAACGACATCGAGTACACCCCCGGCTATCCGATCATCAAGCACCGCACCTTCGGCCGGGCGGTGCCGCCGTCGAACCCGACGGCCGGGCACGACGTGCGCCTGCCGGCGGCGAAGGTGCTCGGCGGGGCGCGCGGGCGGGCGAAGGCGTTCCGGCCGGAGTCGGTGGTCAACATCTCCGGGATGAGCTTCGGCTCGCTGTCCGGCAACGCGGTGACCGCGCTGAACAAGGGCGCGGCACTGGCGGGCTGCCTGCAGAACACCGGCGAGGGCGGACTGTCGCCGTACCACCGCAACGGTGGTGACCTGGTGTTCCAGCTCGGCACCGCGTACTTCGGCTGCCGGGACGCGCACGGCCGCTTCGACCTCGCCCGGCTCAAGGACCTGGTGGCCGGGGCGCCGGTGCGGGCCCTGGAGGTCAAGCTCAGCCAGGGCGCCAAGCCCAGCCTGGGCGGGCTGCTGCCGGCCGCGAAGGTGTCGGCGGAGATCGCGGCGACCCGGGGCATCCCCGAGGGCAGGGACTGCGTCAGCCCGTCCCGGCACGCCGAGTTCTCCGACTGCGACAGCCTGCTGGACTGGGTGGAGCTGCTCGCCGCCGAGACCGGCCTGCCGGTGGGCATCAAGTCCGCCGTCGGCGACCTCACCTTCTGGCAGGAGCTGACCACGCTGATGCGCGACACCGGACGCGGGGTGGACTTCGTGACCGTCGACGGCGGTGAGGGCGGCACCGGGGCCGCGCCGCTGATCTTCACCGACTCGGTGTCGCTGCCGTTCCAGCAGGGCTTCACCCGCGTCTACCGGACCTTCGCCGAGCGCGGGCTGCACGAGGACGTGGTCTTCGTGGGCGCCGGCAAGCTGGGCCTGCCGGACAACGCGGTCGTGGCGTTCGCGCTCGGCTGCGACATGGTCAACGTGGGCCGGGAGGCGATGCTGGCGATCGGCTGCATCCAGGCGCAGAAGTGCCACACCGACACCTGCCCCACCGGCGTCGCCACCCAGAACCCGTGGCTGGCCCGGGGCCTGGACCCGGCGCTGAAGTCGGTGCGCGCCGCCAACTACGTCCGTACGCTGCGGCGGGACCTGGTGAAGGTCGCCGAGGCGTGCGGGGTGGAGCACCCCGGGCTGATCGACACCGACGCCGTGGAGATCCTCGACGGGCGCACCTCGTCCACCCCGCTGCGCGAGGTGTACGGCTACCGACCGGAGTGGGGACTGCCGTCGGCCGCCGACCGGGCCGAGATCGTGGCGCTGATGACCGGCCAGGCGCCGCACGGCGGCAGCGCTCCCCCGTCGCCCACCGCCGTCGGCTGA
- a CDS encoding ribosomal maturation YjgA family protein: MSLTPGRVRLLTPVAAALFLGLALTIRALDDGALRQHSGTALYASMVWAAVLFLGPRLAPLSVGAIATLFCWVVECAQLTGVPAQLSAGSLAARLALGVQFDPVDLAWYPVGVVPLVALHALLSRRTAAASA; this comes from the coding sequence ATGTCGCTCACGCCGGGCCGGGTACGACTGCTCACGCCGGTCGCGGCGGCCCTGTTCCTCGGCCTGGCCCTGACGATCCGCGCCCTCGACGACGGGGCGCTGCGGCAGCACTCCGGCACCGCCCTGTACGCGTCGATGGTGTGGGCGGCGGTGCTCTTCCTCGGCCCCCGGCTGGCCCCGCTGTCGGTCGGGGCGATCGCGACGCTGTTCTGCTGGGTGGTGGAGTGCGCGCAGCTCACCGGCGTCCCGGCGCAGTTGTCGGCGGGCAGCCTCGCGGCGCGGCTGGCGCTGGGCGTGCAGTTCGACCCGGTCGACCTGGCCTGGTATCCGGTGGGAGTGGTCCCGCTGGTCGCGCTGCACGCGCTGCTGTCCCGGCGGACGGCCGCGGCGAGCGCCTGA
- the dinB gene encoding DNA polymerase IV → MSSEASILHADLDAFYASVEQRDDPRLRGRPVIVGGGVVLACSYEAKARGVRSAMAGGQARRLCPDAVVVPPRMAAYTAASRAVFDIFRRTTPLVEGLSIDEAFLDVGGLRRLAGPPLEIARRLRGEVSAQVGLPITVGVARTKFLAKVASGVAKPDGLLLVPPDGERDFLHPLPVERLWGVGPVTAAKLRERGIRTVGQVARLGEATLVSLVGGGAGRHLHALAHNRDPRAVQVGRRRSSMGAQHALGGGPRTPADLDAILSGLVDRVARRMRAAGRSGRTVVLRLRFADYTRATRSHTVRRATAQTAVLLDTARTLLRAALPEIDRRGVTLIGVSVGNLDDAPVQPELPFVPDPGADLDAAVDAVRDRFGSTALTRATLLGRDPGLEMPRLPD, encoded by the coding sequence GTGTCGAGCGAGGCCAGCATCCTGCACGCCGACCTGGACGCGTTCTACGCGTCGGTCGAGCAACGCGACGACCCCCGGCTGCGCGGCCGGCCGGTCATCGTCGGCGGCGGCGTGGTGCTGGCGTGCAGCTACGAGGCGAAGGCGCGCGGGGTGCGCAGCGCCATGGCCGGCGGGCAGGCCCGCCGGCTCTGCCCGGACGCGGTGGTCGTGCCGCCCCGGATGGCCGCGTACACGGCGGCGAGCCGGGCGGTGTTCGACATCTTCCGGCGTACCACCCCGCTGGTGGAGGGGCTCTCCATCGACGAGGCGTTCCTCGACGTGGGTGGCCTGCGCCGGCTGGCCGGCCCGCCGCTGGAGATCGCCCGACGGCTGCGCGGCGAGGTCAGCGCGCAGGTCGGCCTGCCGATCACCGTCGGGGTGGCCCGGACGAAGTTCCTCGCCAAGGTGGCCAGCGGGGTCGCCAAGCCGGACGGGCTGCTGCTGGTGCCGCCCGACGGCGAGCGGGACTTCCTGCACCCGCTGCCGGTGGAGCGGCTGTGGGGCGTCGGCCCGGTCACCGCGGCGAAGCTGCGCGAGCGCGGCATCCGTACCGTCGGGCAGGTCGCCCGCCTCGGCGAGGCGACCCTGGTCTCGCTGGTCGGCGGCGGGGCCGGCCGGCACCTGCACGCGCTGGCCCACAACCGGGACCCCCGGGCGGTGCAGGTGGGCCGCCGACGCTCCTCGATGGGGGCGCAGCACGCCCTGGGCGGCGGGCCGAGGACCCCGGCGGACCTGGACGCGATCCTGTCCGGCCTCGTCGACCGGGTGGCCCGCCGGATGCGGGCGGCCGGGCGCTCCGGGCGCACCGTGGTGCTGCGGCTGCGCTTCGCCGACTACACCCGGGCGACCCGATCGCACACCGTGCGCCGGGCCACCGCGCAGACCGCCGTCCTGCTGGACACCGCCCGGACGCTGCTGCGCGCGGCGCTGCCCGAGATCGACCGCCGGGGCGTCACCCTGATCGGGGTCTCCGTCGGCAACCTGGACGACGCCCCGGTGCAGCCGGAACTGCCGTTCGTCCCGGATCCGGGCGCCGACCTCGACGCGGCGGTCGACGCGGTGCGCGACCGGTTCGGCTCCACCGCGCTGACCCGGGCCACGCTGCTCGGGCGCGATCCGGGGCTGGAGATGCCCCGGCTGCCCGACTGA
- a CDS encoding GNAT family N-acetyltransferase encodes MLIRRETPADIDAIRAVHTAAFAAPDAPDAVPVEASLVDALRADAGWLPALSLVATDPDGQVVGHVVCTRGTVAGEPVAVGLGPLGVLPGRQRAGVGSALMHAVLAAADAVDEPLVVLLGHPEYYPRFGFRPAVDLGVTPPGPWGPQHFMARPLAAWRPTIRGEFAYAAPFRSL; translated from the coding sequence ATGCTGATCAGACGTGAGACCCCCGCCGACATCGACGCGATCCGCGCCGTGCACACCGCCGCCTTCGCCGCGCCGGACGCCCCGGACGCCGTACCCGTCGAAGCCTCCCTGGTCGACGCGCTGCGCGCCGACGCCGGCTGGCTGCCCGCCCTCTCCCTGGTCGCCACCGACCCCGACGGGCAGGTCGTCGGGCACGTGGTGTGCACCCGCGGCACCGTGGCCGGCGAGCCCGTCGCGGTCGGCCTCGGCCCGCTCGGCGTGCTGCCCGGACGCCAGCGCGCCGGGGTGGGCTCGGCGCTGATGCACGCGGTGCTCGCCGCCGCCGACGCTGTCGACGAGCCGCTCGTCGTGCTGCTCGGGCATCCGGAGTACTACCCGCGCTTCGGGTTCCGGCCGGCGGTGGACCTGGGCGTGACACCGCCGGGACCGTGGGGGCCGCAGCACTTCATGGCCCGCCCACTGGCCGCCTGGCGGCCGACGATCCGCGGCGAGTTCGCGTACGCGGCGCCGTTCCGCAGCCTGTAG
- a CDS encoding dienelactone hydrolase family protein — MVRTTTVDVPVGDGVADAYLVRPDGDGPFPAVLVFMDAFGPRPRLVEMAGRLAADGHLVLLPNLFHRAGRAPLVELSELGDPARRGALFARLTPLMRALTPDLVAADTAAYLDFLATRPEVAPGPAAIVGYCMGGMNGLRAIEAHPDRVAALASFHAGRLVTDAPDSPHLGVGAVTGELYFAHADHDPAMTTDDIATLEKALDAAGVRYRSERYDGARHGFTMADTPVYDEAATERHWAALSDLLARAFGR, encoded by the coding sequence GTGGTGCGGACGACGACGGTGGACGTGCCGGTGGGCGACGGCGTGGCCGACGCGTACCTGGTGCGGCCGGACGGGGACGGACCGTTCCCGGCGGTGCTGGTCTTCATGGACGCGTTCGGGCCGCGACCGCGGCTGGTCGAGATGGCCGGGCGGCTCGCCGCCGACGGCCACCTGGTGCTGCTGCCGAACCTGTTCCACCGGGCCGGCCGGGCCCCGCTGGTGGAGCTCTCCGAACTCGGTGACCCGGCGCGGCGCGGCGCGCTCTTCGCCCGGCTCACCCCGCTGATGCGCGCGCTGACCCCGGACCTGGTGGCGGCGGACACCGCCGCCTACCTGGACTTCCTGGCCACCCGGCCGGAGGTCGCCCCCGGCCCGGCGGCGATCGTCGGGTACTGCATGGGCGGGATGAACGGGCTGCGCGCCATCGAGGCGCACCCTGACCGGGTGGCCGCGCTGGCGAGCTTCCACGCCGGGCGGCTCGTCACCGACGCCCCGGACAGCCCGCACCTCGGCGTCGGCGCGGTCACCGGCGAGCTGTACTTCGCCCACGCCGACCACGACCCGGCGATGACCACCGACGACATCGCCACCCTGGAGAAGGCGCTCGACGCGGCGGGCGTGCGGTACCGCTCGGAGCGGTACGACGGCGCACGCCACGGCTTCACCATGGCCGACACCCCGGTGTACGACGAGGCGGCGACCGAACGGCACTGGGCCGCCCTGTCCGACCTGCTCGCCCGAGCCTTCGGCCGGTGA
- a CDS encoding DUF1330 domain-containing protein produces MTVYALAQIRVHDRARYDRYAAAFLPVLAKYRGRLLAADESPQVVEGDWPYDKAVLMAFDDRESFRAWADSPEYREISRDRVAATDGMVLLLDGLPGRPARGPDA; encoded by the coding sequence GTGACCGTCTACGCGCTCGCCCAGATCCGGGTGCACGACCGCGCCCGCTACGACCGCTACGCCGCCGCCTTCCTGCCGGTCCTGGCGAAGTACCGGGGCCGGCTGCTCGCCGCCGACGAGTCCCCGCAGGTCGTCGAGGGCGACTGGCCGTACGACAAGGCCGTCCTGATGGCCTTCGACGACCGGGAGAGCTTCCGGGCGTGGGCCGACTCCCCGGAGTACCGGGAGATCTCCCGCGACCGGGTCGCCGCCACCGACGGCATGGTGCTGCTGCTCGACGGGCTCCCCGGCCGGCCGGCGCGCGGGCCGGACGCCTGA